The genomic interval CGAGGCGCTGGTGGTCGAAGTCGACGTACCGCTCGACGGTCTCGGCCCTGGACTCCCGCTTTGCCCGGCCGAACTCCAGGCTCCGGGGAAAGAGGAGGTGGGTCTCGCCGTCGTACAGCGTCACGAACGGATCGGGCGCGTCGAAACCCGAGAGGTAGTACTGATCCGACAGCTCCGAGTCGGCGTCGACGAGGTAGCCGTCGGCACCGGTCTCGTCGAGATAGTCGTCCAGTCGGGAGAGATCGGGGTCCATGCCCCCGTCTCCGGGCGTCGGCGGCAAAGAGCTACCGCCTCTCAACTGAACCGCGCGACGCCGGTTCCCCCGCTGACGTACGCAGCGCCGTCGGCGACTGCCGGGCCGCTCTCGAAGTACGCGTCGGCGACCCCCCACGTCCCGAGGCGCTCGCCGGTGGCCGGGTCGAGCGTCGCGAACTGGGTTTCCCGACGATCGGTCGGCACGTAGAGACGGCCGTCACCGACCGCGAGCCCCGTGTTGTAGCTCCCGCTGAGGTCGGGACGCGACCAGCAGACGGTCCCGTCTGCAGCCGCGAGCGTGTGCAGTTTGCCGCCGGCCAGGACGTAGACGCGACTCCCATCGCTGGTCACCGTCTCCGGTTCCGGTCGGTCCCCCTCGTCTTTCGGCAGCCGGTATGACCACTGCCGGCTCCCGTCGGCCGCCGAGAGCGCGTGGACGATCCCGTCCCGGGAGCCCGCGAACACCCGGCCGCCGGCGACGCAGACGTTCGCCTCGATGCGGTCGCCGGCTTTGTACCGCCAGCGTTGGCTCCCGTCGGCCGTCGAGAGCGCCCGGACGTAGGTGTCGTCGCCGCCGCTGAAGACGGTGCCGTCGGCGACGGCGGGCGTCACTTCCGAGGGGAGTCCGGTGGCGTCTCGCCACTCCGTCTCGCCCGTCGTCAGGTCCAGGGCGTACGTGGCGATACCGACCTGGACGTACGCTGTCCCGTCGGCGATCACCGGGCGCGCGTCCAGCAGGCGACCGCCCGTCTCCAGTGCGGTCCACAGCGTCTCGCCGCTCGCCGCGTCGAGAGCTCTGACATCCTGATCGGCGAAGTAGACGAGCGTCCCGTCGGCGACCGCCGGCGCACCGGGGTACTCCGGGACGCTGGTCTCCCAGCGCACCTCGCCCGAAGCGGCGTCGAGCGCCCACATGGTCGTGTCCAGATCGCTGACGTAGACCGTCCCGTCGACGACGATCGGCGTGTGGTAGCCGATCGCGGTGTCGAACTCGAAGGTCCAGTCGCGGGACGGCTCCGGCCCGGGCATCGCGTTCGCCGGCACGGTGCTGGTTCCTCGCCGACCGCCCAGCCGGGTCGTCCACCCCGCGGTCGGCGAGACTGTGGGGTCGTACGGGGGACAGGAGCCGACCGACTCGGAACTGTCGTCGTCCGACGACCCGTCACTGGCACAGCCGGCGACACCGGCCAGTCCGGCGGCACCGAGCGCGCCGAGTACCTCCCGGCGACTGCGGTCGGTCATGCGAACTTCTGTACCCCCCGAGTGGCGTGTGTCAGGTAGACTCCCTCTGCCGTGACGGCCAGGTTCGCCATCGGGACGCGGTCGTACGGGTCGGTGAAGTACTTCCCCGAGTCCGCCCAGCTATCGGCGTCGGTCCCCCAGCGGCGCGTCCCGTCGGCGGGGTCGAACCCCGCTGCCCGGAGGTAGACCGTCCCGTCGGCGACCGCCGGCCGTGCGAGGAACGGGACGCCGTCGAGATCGGTGTCGTTCCGCGGGGTCGACTCGTTGACGACGCGCCACAGCTCCGTTCCGTCGGCGGGATCGAGCGCGTAGAGGTTCTTCGCGGCCACGTAGACGCGGTCGCCGTCGGTCGCCGGCGGGCCCGCGGTGTAGTAGCCGGTGACGAACTCCCAGTCGAGTTCGCCCGCTTCGGCGTCGACCGCGGCGATCGTCCCGCCGTACGAGAGGTACAGCGTCCCGTCGGCGAGAGCGATCCCCCGGGGACCGATGTCGTACCCGGTTTCGGACTGGAGTTCGAGGCGCCACTGCCGCAGCCCGCTGTGATCGAAAGCGGCGACGACCGACCGACCGCCGTCGCCGGTGCTGAACGCGGCGTACACACGGTCGCTGTCGACGGCCGGGACCGCCGCGCGGATCGGCTCGCCGTCGCCCAGCAGCCACTCCAGTGGGTTGCTCCGAGAAGCGGTCCAGCGGGTCGATCCCGACCGGTCGAGACAGCGGAGCGCCCCGCTGGCGTCGGGGACGTAGAGGCGCTCGCCGAACACTCGGGGCGTCAGTCCGGCGCCGTCGAGCCCGGTCGTCCAGGCGGTCTCGCCGCCCTCGACGGCAAGCAGGCGACCGTCGCCGGTGCCGACGACGACCGTCGAACCGATCGCGGTCGGGGCACCGGTGATCCCCTCGGGGACGGTGTGGGTCCACAGCGGTTCGCCGGACTCGGGGTCGATCCCGGCCAGCACGCTGTCGAGGTCTTCCGAGTCGTAGTAGCCTCTGGCCATCCCGGCGACGTAGACCGCGTCGCCGACGGCTGGCTGGCCGAGGTAGCCGTACAGCGGCGGATCGACTGCCTCGCGGTCCAGCGTCCACTGTTCGGTCGGGGCGTCGGGGCCGGCGGGTGCGTGACTGGTGCCGGCGGGGCCGTAGCCGGCCGCCGGCCAGCGGTCCGTCGGCCGGTCGAACGACCCGGCGTACGCGGAGTCGGTCGAACAGCCAGCGACGGCGGTCGAGAGGGCAGTCGCACCCGCCGCGAGGAACTCACGGCGGCGCACGCCCGTTGGTTACGATGGGCGAGTGAAGTGTCTTCTGGGAGACAGCAGGAGCCGCGAGCGGTAGCCTCTTGTCGCCCGGCCGCAACGCCCCCTGCATGGACGTTACCATCGCCGAATCGACGGTCCACGGGACCGCACAGGCCCCGCCGTCGAAGAGCTACACGCACCGCGCGATCCTGGCCGCCGGCTACGCCGATGGGGCCGTGGTCACCGATCCCCTCGTCAGCGCCGACACGCGGGCGACGATGCGGGCCGTCACGGCCTACGGTGGCGACACGGACCTCTCGGCGGACGAACGGACCCTGACCGTCGAGGGCTTCGACGGTCGCCCCGAGACGCCGAACAACGTCATCGACTGTGCCAACAGCGGGACGACGACCCGTCTCGTCACTGCGACCGCGGCGCTCCAGGACGACCTGACGGTCCTGACCGGCGACGACTCGCTGCGCTCCCGCCCCCAGGGCGCGCTGCTGGACGCCATCGAGCAGTTGGGCGGGCGCGCCGAGAGCACGCGCCGGAACGACCAGGCACCGCTGGTCGTCGGCGACGGCATCGCGG from Haloarcula pelagica carries:
- a CDS encoding PQQ-binding-like beta-propeller repeat protein, which produces MTDRSRREVLGALGAAGLAGVAGCASDGSSDDDSSESVGSCPPYDPTVSPTAGWTTRLGGRRGTSTVPANAMPGPEPSRDWTFEFDTAIGYHTPIVVDGTVYVSDLDTTMWALDAASGEVRWETSVPEYPGAPAVADGTLVYFADQDVRALDAASGETLWTALETGGRLLDARPVIADGTAYVQVGIATYALDLTTGETEWRDATGLPSEVTPAVADGTVFSGGDDTYVRALSTADGSQRWRYKAGDRIEANVCVAGGRVFAGSRDGIVHALSAADGSRQWSYRLPKDEGDRPEPETVTSDGSRVYVLAGGKLHTLAAADGTVCWSRPDLSGSYNTGLAVGDGRLYVPTDRRETQFATLDPATGERLGTWGVADAYFESGPAVADGAAYVSGGTGVARFS
- a CDS encoding PQQ-binding-like beta-propeller repeat protein is translated as MRRREFLAAGATALSTAVAGCSTDSAYAGSFDRPTDRWPAAGYGPAGTSHAPAGPDAPTEQWTLDREAVDPPLYGYLGQPAVGDAVYVAGMARGYYDSEDLDSVLAGIDPESGEPLWTHTVPEGITGAPTAIGSTVVVGTGDGRLLAVEGGETAWTTGLDGAGLTPRVFGERLYVPDASGALRCLDRSGSTRWTASRSNPLEWLLGDGEPIRAAVPAVDSDRVYAAFSTGDGGRSVVAAFDHSGLRQWRLELQSETGYDIGPRGIALADGTLYLSYGGTIAAVDAEAGELDWEFVTGYYTAGPPATDGDRVYVAAKNLYALDPADGTELWRVVNESTPRNDTDLDGVPFLARPAVADGTVYLRAAGFDPADGTRRWGTDADSWADSGKYFTDPYDRVPMANLAVTAEGVYLTHATRGVQKFA